From Hippea alviniae EP5-r, the proteins below share one genomic window:
- a CDS encoding NifB/NifX family molybdenum-iron cluster-binding protein, giving the protein MKLMITAKGDNLNSTIDERYGRAEYFIFYDTESGDFEAIKNPFLNDQGGVGVSTAKFTIEKGVNAIISGSYGPNATDVLKVSNIELYKAVPGTVEENIKLFKEGKLQKF; this is encoded by the coding sequence ATGAAACTTATGATAACGGCAAAAGGCGATAACTTAAACTCAACGATAGATGAAAGATATGGAAGGGCTGAGTATTTTATCTTTTACGATACAGAGAGTGGTGATTTTGAAGCCATAAAAAACCCATTTTTGAATGACCAGGGTGGTGTTGGCGTATCAACGGCAAAATTTACCATAGAAAAGGGCGTTAATGCCATTATATCGGGCAGTTATGGGCCAAATGCTACAGATGTTCTTAAGGTTTCGAATATAGAGCTTTACAAGGCTGTTCCTGGAACAGTTGAAGAGAATATTAAGCTGTTCAAAGAAGGAAAATTACAGAAGTTTTAG
- a CDS encoding addiction module protein: MKNFDLDGISIEEKLKLVDRLWESILIDEEKVSSPHWHKDVLAERKKLIDEGFAEFVSVDELSAE; this comes from the coding sequence ATGAAAAATTTTGATTTAGATGGGATAAGTATTGAAGAGAAGTTAAAACTTGTGGATAGATTATGGGAGTCTATTTTGATAGACGAAGAGAAAGTTTCTTCTCCGCATTGGCACAAAGATGTTTTGGCTGAGAGAAAAAAGTTAATAGATGAAGGGTTTGCCGAGTTTGTTTCTGTTGATGAGTTAAGTGCGGAATGA
- the rpsP gene encoding 30S ribosomal protein S16 — translation MVAIRLRRGGTKKKPFYRIVAVDSRRKRDGAVLEVIGYYDPKTEPPTIKVEMEKYNYWIEKGAQVSETVKNLVKKVG, via the coding sequence GTGGTAGCTATAAGGCTAAGAAGAGGCGGAACAAAGAAAAAACCTTTCTACAGAATTGTTGCTGTTGACTCAAGAAGAAAAAGAGACGGTGCTGTCTTGGAAGTTATTGGCTATTACGACCCAAAAACCGAACCACCAACAATCAAAGTTGAGATGGAGAAATACAATTACTGGATAGAGAAAGGGGCTCAAGTATCCGAAACCGTAAAAAACCTTGTAAAAAAGGTAGGGTAG
- a CDS encoding YraN family protein, with protein sequence MQKLEKKATKTAIGRQFEEKAACLLKEEGYSIIERNFRCKYGEIDIIAKKGNLIVFVEVKARSTADFGFSAQSVDKNKRKRLKDCINFFIQKFKIRDCDFRFDIIGFDGNDANWIKNVFLEG encoded by the coding sequence CTGCAAAAATTAGAAAAAAAGGCTACTAAAACAGCTATCGGCAGGCAGTTCGAAGAAAAGGCTGCCTGCCTTTTAAAAGAAGAAGGATACTCTATCATAGAGAGAAATTTCCGATGTAAATATGGTGAGATAGACATAATAGCCAAGAAGGGTAATTTAATTGTTTTTGTTGAAGTAAAAGCACGCTCAACTGCTGATTTTGGATTCTCAGCTCAGTCTGTTGACAAAAACAAAAGAAAGAGATTAAAAGATTGCATAAACTTTTTCATTCAAAAGTTCAAAATCAGGGATTGTGATTTCAGGTTCGATATAATAGGTTTTGACGGCAACGATGCAAACTGGATAAAAAATGTATTTTTGGAGGGATAG
- a CDS encoding 4Fe-4S dicluster domain-containing protein has protein sequence MKIAVTSGKGGTGKTTISLLLAYASENPQYIDCDAEEPNGHLFLKPKIEKRIPYTELVPKINEDICTFCGKCADACAYKALVVMGEPLKKVMFFDELCHSCGACAYVCPVEGALVEVEKQVGEIAIGKAGHIDFVMGQLNIGEASATQLIASLKRDYMDESKTVILDSPPGTSCTVVETIDGVDFVVLVTEPTPFGLSDLKLSVELVRDMGLPFGIIVNKHEDEKHLIEDYAKEENIEILYRLPFSEEFAKMYSKGSLPFEKYKNDFASVLKRIEEKL, from the coding sequence ATGAAGATAGCCGTAACAAGCGGTAAAGGTGGAACAGGAAAGACGACTATTTCACTTCTTTTGGCTTATGCTTCAGAAAATCCGCAATACATAGACTGCGACGCTGAAGAACCCAATGGGCATCTGTTTTTAAAGCCAAAGATAGAAAAAAGGATTCCATATACAGAGCTTGTTCCAAAGATTAACGAAGATATCTGCACATTTTGTGGCAAATGTGCTGATGCTTGTGCCTATAAGGCACTTGTTGTTATGGGAGAGCCGCTGAAAAAGGTGATGTTTTTTGATGAGCTGTGCCACTCCTGTGGTGCCTGTGCCTATGTCTGTCCGGTTGAAGGAGCTTTGGTTGAAGTTGAAAAGCAGGTAGGTGAGATAGCCATAGGAAAAGCAGGTCATATAGATTTTGTTATGGGTCAGTTAAATATAGGTGAAGCAAGTGCTACACAGCTCATAGCATCTCTAAAAAGAGACTATATGGACGAGTCAAAAACGGTGATTTTAGACTCACCGCCGGGCACAAGCTGCACGGTTGTTGAGACGATTGATGGTGTTGATTTTGTTGTTTTGGTTACAGAGCCAACACCATTTGGATTGAGTGATTTGAAGCTTTCTGTTGAACTTGTGCGTGATATGGGTTTGCCGTTTGGAATCATTGTAAATAAGCATGAAGATGAGAAGCATCTGATAGAAGATTATGCAAAGGAAGAGAATATAGAGATACTTTACAGATTGCCGTTTTCTGAAGAGTTTGCCAAAATGTATTCAAAAGGGAGCTTGCCGTTTGAGAAGTATAAAAACGATTTTGCTTCAGTTTTAAAAAGGATAGAGGAAAAGCTATGA
- a CDS encoding DUF5320 domain-containing protein, with the protein MPWGDRTGPLGYGPRTGRALGYCSGNSVPGYMVGGPGFGRGWGFGRGRGFGRGWGWHRGWGPGWQGYAPVVPYAYPDKETERKALETQIESLTRSIDALKNRLSELDKEE; encoded by the coding sequence ATGCCTTGGGGTGATAGAACAGGTCCATTAGGATACGGACCAAGAACAGGCAGAGCTTTGGGTTATTGCTCTGGCAACTCTGTGCCTGGTTATATGGTAGGTGGCCCTGGTTTTGGAAGAGGCTGGGGCTTTGGCAGAGGAAGAGGCTTCGGCAGAGGCTGGGGTTGGCATCGTGGCTGGGGTCCTGGCTGGCAGGGTTATGCACCCGTAGTTCCTTATGCTTATCCTGACAAAGAAACAGAGAGAAAGGCTTTAGAGACTCAGATTGAATCTCTTACCCGTTCTATCGATGCTTTAAAGAACAGACTTAGTGAGTTGGATAAAGAAGAGTAA
- the trmD gene encoding tRNA (guanosine(37)-N1)-methyltransferase TrmD — protein MEIYILSIFPNMFESVFNETIIKRAQEKKLVKIETVNIRDFTHDKHRTTDDYPYGGGAGMVMKPEPIYEAMDYVKEKSPDVHTILLTPAGEIFNQDKAKELSKKDSIAIICGRYEGFDERVRYLADEEISLGRFVLSGGEIAAMAIVDATVRLIPGVLGNEESLKEESFEDGLIEYPQYTRPRVYRGMAVPDILLSGNHKKIKEWRMQKAKERTLKWMGVEDG, from the coding sequence ATGGAGATTTACATCTTAAGTATTTTTCCAAATATGTTTGAGAGTGTATTTAACGAGACAATTATAAAAAGAGCTCAAGAGAAAAAGCTTGTGAAGATTGAGACAGTAAACATACGAGACTTTACGCATGATAAACACAGAACAACTGACGATTATCCTTACGGCGGTGGCGCAGGAATGGTGATGAAGCCTGAGCCGATTTATGAAGCAATGGACTATGTAAAAGAGAAAAGCCCTGATGTTCACACCATACTTTTAACACCTGCCGGTGAGATATTTAATCAGGACAAGGCAAAGGAGTTGTCAAAAAAGGACTCAATTGCTATTATCTGCGGCAGGTATGAAGGCTTTGATGAAAGGGTTAGATATTTAGCAGATGAAGAGATATCGCTCGGCAGGTTTGTTTTAAGCGGCGGTGAGATAGCTGCGATGGCAATTGTCGATGCAACAGTAAGACTCATACCGGGCGTTTTGGGGAATGAAGAGTCTTTAAAAGAAGAGAGCTTTGAAGATGGTTTAATAGAATACCCACAATACACAAGGCCACGAGTGTATCGTGGAATGGCGGTTCCAGATATTCTGCTTTCTGGAAACCACAAAAAGATTAAAGAGTGGCGTATGCAGAAGGCAAAAGAGAGAACATTAAAATGGATGGGAGTTGAAGATGGATAA
- a CDS encoding amino acid ABC transporter ATP-binding protein, translated as MSDDIIIAEHLHKTFPNGVQALRDVSLTVKKGEVVVIIGASGSGKTTFLRTINQLETVDSGRIIVDGVDLTDPKTNLTKIRADIGMVFQHFNVFPHLTVLENVTIGQILVRKRPKEEAKKIALEFLTKVGIADKKDEYPTNLSGGQKQRVAIARALAMNPKIMLFDEATSALDPEMVGGILDIMKALAKEGITMVVVTHEMGFAREAADRIVYMDSGKIVEMGTPDEIFSNPKSDRLKQFLSQIL; from the coding sequence ATGAGTGATGATATAATCATAGCTGAGCATTTGCATAAGACTTTTCCCAATGGTGTTCAAGCCTTACGAGATGTCTCTTTAACCGTTAAGAAGGGTGAAGTTGTTGTTATTATAGGTGCATCGGGTAGTGGAAAGACAACCTTTTTAAGAACGATAAACCAGCTTGAGACCGTTGATTCTGGCAGGATTATTGTTGATGGAGTTGATTTAACAGACCCGAAAACAAATCTTACCAAAATAAGGGCAGATATAGGGATGGTTTTTCAGCATTTTAATGTCTTTCCGCACCTTACTGTGCTTGAAAATGTTACAATAGGTCAGATTTTGGTTAGAAAACGCCCGAAAGAAGAAGCAAAAAAGATTGCCCTTGAGTTTTTAACAAAGGTCGGTATAGCAGATAAGAAGGATGAATACCCAACAAACCTATCTGGTGGTCAGAAACAGCGTGTGGCAATTGCTCGAGCTTTGGCGATGAACCCAAAGATAATGCTGTTTGACGAAGCAACAAGTGCTTTAGACCCAGAGATGGTGGGTGGTATCTTAGATATAATGAAGGCTTTGGCAAAAGAAGGGATAACAATGGTTGTTGTTACTCATGAGATGGGTTTTGCAAGGGAAGCAGCAGACAGAATCGTCTATATGGACTCAGGCAAGATTGTTGAGATGGGAACGCCAGATGAGATATTTAGCAATCCAAAGAGCGACAGATTGAAGCAGTTTTTAAGCCAAATACTGTAA
- the rplS gene encoding 50S ribosomal protein L19 — protein MDKLKAFEDEIVKSLGREIPEIWPGDTVKVYTKVKEGNKERIQVFAGIVIRRRGGRGLNGTFTVRKESNGVGVEKIFPYFSPTIEKIEVLQRGKVRRARLYYLRERRGKAAKIRKKGY, from the coding sequence ATGGATAAGCTTAAGGCATTTGAAGATGAGATTGTAAAGTCCTTAGGAAGAGAGATTCCAGAGATATGGCCTGGAGATACGGTAAAGGTTTACACGAAGGTTAAAGAAGGAAACAAAGAGAGAATTCAGGTATTTGCCGGTATAGTAATAAGGAGAAGAGGCGGCAGAGGTCTAAACGGCACATTTACAGTCAGAAAAGAGTCAAACGGAGTAGGTGTTGAAAAGATTTTCCCATATTTCAGCCCGACAATCGAGAAGATTGAAGTTCTGCAGCGCGGTAAGGTAAGAAGAGCAAGACTCTATTATCTAAGAGAGAGAAGAGGAAAAGCTGCAAAAATTAGAAAAAAAGGCTACTAA
- a CDS encoding KH domain-containing protein, giving the protein MKELISCIVKSLVDNQDAVSIKEIAGEKTTVVELSVDKNDLGKIIGKEGKTIKAIRTILNAASKKAGKKAVLEIIE; this is encoded by the coding sequence ATGAAAGAGTTAATAAGCTGCATTGTGAAGAGCTTAGTTGACAATCAGGATGCTGTTAGTATTAAAGAGATTGCTGGTGAGAAGACTACTGTCGTTGAATTGAGTGTTGATAAGAACGATTTGGGTAAAATTATAGGTAAGGAAGGCAAAACAATCAAAGCAATAAGAACAATTCTCAATGCAGCAAGCAAAAAGGCCGGCAAAAAGGCTGTGCTTGAGATTATCGAGTAA
- a CDS encoding molybdopterin molybdotransferase MoeA, with protein sequence MVKVKEAVEIILKNTETVKGFEYVSIDNAYDRIVYEDVFSKIDIPSFKRSAMDGYGIVGDCDKYKIVESESELKECTCIRINTGFPIPEGVRAVAEVEIVDVKNGCLSLKKGVEDKRNFTFAGIEVKKGDRIVKKGDRLSVRLVSLCAYCGISHIKVFRKPIVGIITTGDEVVFPFEEPKRNTVYNCNYYILKGLVSKWFGSPIYFGHVKDNKGDLETLFKDALKNCDVVLSSGGVSKGSMDFTKEIIEGLGGEILFDKTTIKPGKPAVFSKVHGKIFFGLPGWPSALYTVAYLYLKPLLYKLAGFKHNPKELTCIIDEDMHSREGKYYFDRVSVEFRDGTYHAVSTGSQKTDNFYSLAIADGLVGIEEEKGDVSKENRVELVLFDD encoded by the coding sequence ATGGTTAAGGTTAAAGAAGCAGTTGAGATAATTCTTAAAAATACAGAGACGGTTAAAGGGTTTGAGTATGTGAGCATAGATAATGCTTACGACAGGATAGTTTATGAAGATGTTTTTAGTAAGATAGATATTCCATCTTTTAAACGCTCAGCGATGGATGGCTATGGCATTGTTGGTGATTGTGATAAATATAAGATTGTTGAAAGTGAGAGTGAGCTGAAAGAGTGCACATGTATAAGGATAAATACTGGTTTTCCTATACCTGAAGGAGTTAGGGCTGTTGCTGAAGTTGAAATTGTTGATGTTAAAAATGGTTGTTTGAGTTTAAAAAAGGGTGTCGAAGATAAAAGAAACTTTACATTTGCAGGTATAGAAGTTAAAAAAGGCGATAGAATTGTCAAAAAGGGTGATAGACTTAGCGTTAGGCTTGTCTCTTTGTGTGCTTACTGTGGTATATCTCATATAAAGGTGTTTAGAAAACCAATTGTTGGCATAATCACAACGGGTGATGAAGTTGTTTTTCCTTTTGAAGAGCCAAAGAGAAACACCGTTTACAACTGCAACTATTATATTTTGAAAGGCCTTGTGAGTAAGTGGTTTGGAAGTCCAATATATTTTGGGCATGTAAAAGATAACAAAGGTGATTTAGAGACACTTTTTAAAGATGCACTCAAAAACTGTGATGTTGTTTTGAGTAGTGGTGGTGTAAGTAAGGGCAGTATGGACTTTACAAAAGAGATAATAGAAGGGTTGGGTGGTGAAATTCTCTTCGATAAGACAACGATAAAGCCGGGTAAACCTGCTGTTTTTTCAAAGGTTCACGGCAAGATTTTCTTTGGCCTTCCGGGATGGCCATCTGCGTTATACACAGTTGCTTATCTCTATCTGAAGCCCTTGCTTTATAAACTTGCTGGTTTTAAGCATAACCCAAAAGAGCTAACTTGCATAATAGACGAAGATATGCACTCAAGGGAAGGCAAGTATTACTTTGATAGGGTCTCTGTTGAGTTTAGAGATGGCACATACCATGCCGTCTCAACAGGTTCTCAGAAGACAGATAACTTCTATTCGCTTGCAATTGCCGATGGGCTTGTTGGGATAGAAGAAGAAAAGGGAGATGTAAGCAAAGAGAACAGGGTTGAGCTTGTGCTGTTCGATGATTGA
- a CDS encoding molybdopterin-binding protein, protein MKRIKIPIEEAVGEEIPHDFTKISPAEGFKGAYFKKGHIITKEDIPKLKAIGKNYIYKLILDEDELHEDDFAKAIAPYLAGKNITFSKEPEEGKITFFADIDGLFRLNRKAVINLNRIEITSFPTIHDRFPVKKGYKVAAFRIIPLVAKKKVLDRALKIAKEPLIWVDEYKIKKASVIITGTEVYEGRIKDKFLPKIRRKLANFGVEVERSVILPDDIRRIRDKFLEFSDSEFVIITGGSSVDPDDVSKRALKRAGVKFIREGNPIQPANNLSIGYFNDTVVCVVPAGAIFYKATAFDILLPRILTKDKITKRDIAEYSIGGLCHFCKVCVYPVCPFGKV, encoded by the coding sequence ATGAAAAGAATAAAAATACCCATAGAAGAAGCTGTTGGCGAAGAGATACCGCACGATTTTACCAAGATCTCGCCAGCAGAAGGTTTCAAAGGTGCATATTTCAAAAAAGGCCATATTATAACAAAAGAAGATATACCTAAACTAAAGGCTATAGGTAAGAATTACATCTATAAGCTTATTCTTGATGAAGATGAATTACACGAAGATGATTTTGCAAAGGCTATAGCTCCTTATCTTGCAGGTAAAAACATAACCTTCTCGAAAGAACCAGAAGAAGGCAAAATCACATTTTTTGCAGACATAGACGGCCTTTTTAGATTGAATAGAAAGGCTGTAATCAACTTAAACAGGATAGAGATAACTTCTTTTCCAACAATTCATGATAGATTTCCTGTGAAGAAGGGCTATAAGGTTGCAGCTTTTAGGATTATTCCACTTGTAGCCAAAAAAAAGGTGCTTGATAGGGCTTTAAAGATAGCAAAAGAGCCGTTAATCTGGGTTGATGAGTATAAGATAAAGAAGGCATCGGTTATAATCACAGGGACTGAAGTGTATGAAGGCAGGATAAAGGATAAATTTTTGCCAAAAATCAGAAGAAAACTTGCCAATTTTGGTGTTGAAGTTGAAAGAAGCGTTATACTGCCCGATGATATTAGACGGATAAGGGATAAGTTTTTGGAGTTTAGCGACTCTGAGTTTGTGATTATTACGGGTGGCTCAAGTGTTGACCCGGATGATGTCTCAAAAAGAGCTTTAAAAAGAGCAGGTGTTAAATTTATCAGAGAAGGTAATCCCATTCAGCCTGCCAATAATTTAAGCATAGGCTATTTTAATGATACGGTTGTGTGTGTTGTGCCTGCTGGCGCTATATTTTACAAAGCAACGGCGTTTGATATACTCTTGCCACGCATTCTAACAAAGGATAAGATAACAAAAAGGGATATTGCAGAGTATTCGATTGGTGGTTTGTGTCATTTCTGCAAGGTTTGTGTATATCCTGTCTGTCCGTTTGGTAAGGTGTAA
- the ffh gene encoding signal recognition particle protein, with amino-acid sequence MFTDLSEKLNDIFKKLKSKGIITEEDLNKALKEIKFALLEADVNYKVVKDFINELKEELKGKELEKSLTPGQIIVEQTHKKLTEILGGEASTLTITQKPFIIMLVGLQGSGKTTTAAKLAKYLRSKGRQPLLVACDIYRPAAIKQLEVLGKQINIPVFKKENAKPEDIAEESVQFAKENGRDIIIIDTAGRLHIDDELMGELERIKERVSPHEILFVADAMIGQEAVNVAKVFNERVGITGSIFTKLDGDARGGAALSIMKVVGKPIKFAGVGEKISDFEPFYPDRVASRILGMGDVLTLIEKVRETTTEKEAKELARKLKKQQFTFDDFLDQLRKIQKMGSLAKILQMIPGMNKIKIDDEEEFNKELKHIEAIILSMTKEERQNYKIINASRKRRIAKGSGTRVSDVNRLIKQFIEMNKLMKGMNKSKALTLMKRLGING; translated from the coding sequence ATGTTTACGGATTTGTCTGAGAAGCTCAACGATATCTTTAAAAAACTAAAGTCAAAAGGCATTATAACAGAAGAAGACTTAAATAAAGCACTCAAAGAGATAAAATTTGCCCTTTTAGAAGCCGATGTAAATTATAAAGTCGTCAAAGATTTTATAAATGAGCTCAAAGAAGAGCTCAAAGGCAAAGAGCTAGAAAAAAGCCTAACACCTGGACAGATAATCGTTGAGCAAACACATAAAAAATTGACAGAGATTCTCGGTGGTGAAGCAAGCACACTAACCATAACACAAAAGCCATTCATCATAATGCTCGTAGGACTTCAGGGAAGTGGTAAAACAACAACGGCTGCAAAATTGGCAAAATACTTAAGGTCAAAAGGCAGGCAGCCCTTACTCGTAGCATGCGACATATACAGACCTGCAGCCATAAAACAGCTTGAAGTATTAGGAAAACAGATAAACATTCCCGTATTTAAAAAAGAGAATGCAAAACCTGAAGATATAGCAGAAGAGTCTGTGCAATTTGCAAAAGAGAATGGAAGAGATATAATCATTATCGATACAGCCGGAAGATTGCACATTGACGATGAGTTGATGGGTGAGCTTGAGCGCATCAAGGAGAGGGTATCACCACACGAGATACTCTTTGTTGCTGATGCAATGATAGGTCAAGAAGCTGTCAATGTCGCCAAAGTATTCAATGAGCGAGTCGGTATAACGGGTTCCATATTTACAAAGCTTGACGGCGACGCAAGAGGCGGTGCAGCTCTTTCAATAATGAAAGTCGTCGGTAAACCGATAAAGTTTGCCGGTGTCGGTGAGAAGATTAGCGATTTTGAACCGTTCTATCCAGATAGGGTTGCATCACGAATACTCGGCATGGGCGATGTCTTAACGCTCATCGAGAAAGTTAGGGAAACAACAACAGAGAAAGAAGCAAAGGAGCTTGCAAGAAAATTAAAAAAACAGCAATTTACCTTTGACGACTTTTTAGACCAGTTAAGAAAAATTCAAAAGATGGGCTCATTGGCAAAAATCCTGCAGATGATTCCAGGCATGAACAAAATAAAAATAGATGATGAAGAAGAGTTTAATAAAGAGCTTAAACATATAGAAGCAATAATTCTCTCAATGACAAAAGAAGAAAGGCAGAATTATAAGATAATCAATGCAAGCAGAAAAAGACGCATAGCCAAAGGCAGCGGAACAAGGGTAAGCGATGTAAACAGGCTCATAAAACAGTTTATAGAGATGAATAAGCTAATGAAGGGCATGAATAAGTCAAAAGCTCTAACGCTTATGAAGAGATTAGGAATAAACGGATAA
- a CDS encoding ATP-binding protein — MSKELVIISGKGGTGKTTLTSSLAYLMKDKIIVDADADAANMYILMKPKVKYSEKFKGNPKAYIDPDKCTGCDICRKLCRFDAIDITDDGVYVVDEIKCDSCRLCEIACPEKAITMKDVFSGEWYESETEYGLFVHAKLYPGAENSGNLVTMVKHRAHILSEEKGIEYILVDGSPGIGCPVISTISGANFVIIVAEPTPAGLHDLERVKKLCDSFKVKSGVVVNKYDLNEEKTKQIEEFAKKEGIEVLGKIPFDKCVPDAIVNLEIPYAACDRIKNAIEQIYKRAMELL; from the coding sequence ATGAGTAAGGAGCTTGTAATTATAAGTGGTAAGGGTGGAACAGGAAAGACAACTTTGACCAGCAGTCTTGCCTATTTGATGAAGGATAAGATTATTGTTGATGCAGATGCAGATGCGGCAAATATGTATATCCTGATGAAGCCAAAGGTTAAGTATTCAGAGAAGTTTAAAGGTAATCCAAAAGCTTATATTGACCCTGACAAATGCACTGGTTGTGATATCTGCAGAAAGCTGTGCAGATTTGATGCGATTGATATTACAGATGATGGCGTTTATGTGGTTGATGAGATTAAGTGTGATTCGTGCAGGCTGTGTGAGATAGCATGTCCAGAAAAGGCTATTACGATGAAGGATGTGTTTAGCGGCGAGTGGTATGAGTCAGAGACTGAATACGGCCTGTTTGTCCATGCAAAGCTGTATCCGGGTGCTGAGAACTCTGGCAACCTTGTCACAATGGTAAAGCATAGGGCACATATCTTAAGCGAAGAGAAAGGCATTGAATACATACTGGTTGATGGCTCGCCGGGTATTGGATGTCCAGTGATTTCAACCATCTCTGGTGCTAATTTTGTGATTATTGTTGCAGAGCCAACACCTGCGGGTTTACATGATTTGGAAAGGGTTAAAAAACTGTGTGATTCGTTCAAGGTTAAAAGTGGCGTTGTCGTTAACAAATACGATTTAAACGAAGAGAAGACAAAGCAGATAGAAGAGTTTGCTAAAAAAGAAGGCATAGAAGTTCTTGGTAAAATACCGTTTGATAAATGCGTGCCCGATGCGATAGTAAATCTTGAGATACCTTATGCTGCATGCGACAGAATAAAAAACGCCATAGAACAGATTTATAAAAGGGCTATGGAGTTGCTATGA